Proteins from one Deinococcus actinosclerus genomic window:
- a CDS encoding GNAT family N-acetyltransferase — MTPPTFTLRHVTDPSDPAIAAFGRVQEASYYAPDMLIPPEVFGHLITRRTPEREDRLLVAQTPEGEVMGGTLYALLPLPGGLRGAGFNSFMAVSRAARGLGVGRALHGETLRVIREAGLAGMFADSVHPDRQSGADRAAEAATGMDPAGRRAALHALGLRTVDLPYWQPVGGPDGGPLTDLDLLFQPARPARTVPLALVTGILRAYWSGWLGEERARAEAQALADRAGPTEDVRLLPGTSTATWWSEGQEV, encoded by the coding sequence ATGACCCCACCCACGTTCACGCTGCGGCACGTGACCGACCCCAGCGACCCGGCCATCGCCGCGTTCGGCCGCGTGCAGGAGGCCAGCTACTACGCGCCGGACATGCTGATTCCCCCGGAGGTCTTCGGGCACCTCATCACCCGCCGCACCCCGGAGCGGGAGGACCGCCTGCTCGTCGCGCAGACCCCGGAAGGCGAGGTGATGGGCGGCACCCTGTACGCCCTGCTGCCCCTGCCCGGCGGGCTGCGCGGGGCGGGCTTCAACTCGTTCATGGCTGTCAGCCGCGCCGCGCGCGGCCTGGGCGTGGGCCGCGCCCTGCACGGCGAGACCCTGCGCGTCATCCGCGAGGCGGGGCTGGCGGGCATGTTCGCCGACAGCGTCCACCCCGACCGCCAGAGTGGGGCGGACCGCGCTGCCGAGGCCGCGACCGGCATGGATCCTGCTGGGCGGCGCGCCGCGCTGCACGCCCTGGGCCTGCGCACCGTGGACCTTCCCTACTGGCAGCCGGTGGGCGGCCCGGACGGCGGTCCCCTCACCGACCTGGACCTGCTGTTCCAGCCCGCCCGTCCCGCCCGGACTGTGCCGCTGGCCCTCGTGACCGGCATCCTCCGCGCCTACTGGAGCGGCTGGCTGGGCGAGGAGCGCGCCCGCGCCGAAGCGCAGGCCCTCGCCGACCGCGCCGGACCCACAGAAGACGTGCGGCTCCTCCCCGGCACGAGCACGGCCACATGGTGGAGTGAAGGTCAGGAGGTCTGA
- a CDS encoding S1C family serine protease, with protein sequence MNLKRAPGVLARPALLAPLLTALLAASPAEAQTTPAPTATPTTTPATPQERRVRSAAPLSAAEQAALQALVSRVRPATVRVEQCRATQCDDPDGLGSGVLISADGLILTAYHVIRGAPDLSVQLLNKTRYPAQVIGYNDQDDLALLRVNVPRGTPFLPLAAARPAVGETALAIGNGGGAFLTPKTGRLLGLDSDPGRADFPPGTLEMNAPLIPGDSGGPVVNVKGEVTGIVSYIRMTPGNQPRSYAVPVTTTDARVAALKRGEKRDAPVIGIGLDGVFSGLFYLPSAGFQELTKLLKLGETPGAFFTSVSRGSPAAQAGLKPLVLNGDSQRVSGDIVTAVNGKRIVNFAEFQYAVRAYQPGDTVTLSVLRDGKPLEVKLTLVGRSKLSN encoded by the coding sequence ATGAACCTCAAGCGCGCGCCGGGCGTCCTCGCCCGCCCTGCCCTGTTGGCCCCGCTGCTCACCGCGCTGCTCGCGGCGTCTCCGGCGGAGGCCCAGACGACACCAGCGCCCACCGCGACGCCCACGACGACGCCCGCCACCCCGCAGGAGCGCCGGGTCAGGAGCGCCGCGCCCCTGAGCGCCGCCGAGCAGGCCGCGCTCCAGGCGCTGGTCAGCCGGGTGCGCCCCGCCACCGTGCGCGTGGAGCAGTGCCGCGCCACCCAGTGCGACGACCCGGACGGCCTGGGCTCCGGCGTGCTGATCAGCGCGGACGGCCTGATCCTCACCGCGTACCACGTCATCCGGGGCGCACCGGACCTGAGCGTGCAGCTGCTGAACAAGACCCGCTACCCGGCGCAGGTGATCGGGTACAACGACCAGGACGACCTCGCCCTGCTGCGCGTGAACGTGCCCAGGGGAACGCCGTTCCTGCCGCTGGCCGCCGCGCGCCCCGCCGTGGGCGAGACCGCGCTGGCGATCGGCAACGGCGGCGGGGCGTTCCTGACGCCCAAGACCGGGCGGCTGCTGGGCCTGGACAGCGACCCGGGCCGCGCGGACTTCCCGCCCGGCACGCTGGAGATGAACGCCCCGCTGATCCCGGGCGACAGTGGCGGCCCGGTCGTGAACGTCAAAGGTGAGGTGACCGGCATCGTGAGCTACATCCGCATGACGCCGGGCAACCAGCCGCGTTCGTACGCGGTGCCCGTGACGACCACCGATGCGCGCGTGGCCGCCCTGAAACGCGGCGAGAAGCGCGACGCGCCCGTGATCGGCATCGGGCTGGACGGCGTGTTCTCGGGCCTGTTCTACCTGCCCAGCGCGGGCTTTCAGGAACTGACGAAACTGCTGAAACTGGGCGAGACCCCCGGGGCGTTCTTCACGAGCGTGTCGCGCGGCAGTCCGGCGGCGCAGGCCGGGCTGAAACCGCTGGTGCTGAACGGCGATTCGCAGCGGGTCTCCGGGGACATCGTGACGGCCGTGAACGGCAAGCGGATCGTGAATTTCGCGGAGTTCCAGTACGCGGTGCGCGCCTACCAGCCGGGCGACACCGTGACCCTGAGCGTGCTGCGGGACGGTAAGCCGCTGGAGGTGAAGCTCACCCTGGTGGGCCGAAGCAAGTTGAGCAACTGA
- a CDS encoding gamma-glutamylcyclotransferase family protein, translating into MTDPGPPRVFVYGTLLPGERNAHVAARGFTARPATMRGFTLHHLHPEGYPALRPGPADAAVRGAVLTYDPQAWEAALPGLDHLEGLHDTPPLYTRRLASLQVDGGEALTAWVYVYARADRLRAPGASVVPTGDWRDVPDRDQPGEDGR; encoded by the coding sequence ATGACCGACCCCGGCCCCCCCCGCGTGTTCGTGTACGGCACCCTGCTCCCCGGCGAACGCAACGCGCATGTCGCCGCGCGGGGCTTCACGGCGCGGCCCGCCACGATGCGCGGCTTCACCCTGCATCACCTGCATCCCGAGGGCTACCCGGCCCTGCGCCCCGGCCCGGCGGACGCGGCGGTGCGCGGCGCGGTCCTGACCTACGACCCCCAGGCGTGGGAGGCGGCCCTGCCCGGCCTGGACCACCTGGAGGGCCTGCACGACACGCCGCCCCTGTACACCCGCCGGCTCGCGTCCCTGCAGGTGGATGGGGGAGAGGCCCTCACCGCCTGGGTCTACGTGTATGCCCGCGCGGACCGCCTGCGGGCGCCGGGCGCGAGCGTGGTGCCCACCGGCGACTGGCGGGACGTGCCGGACCGCGACCAGCCCGGTGAGGACGGCCGGTAA
- the rpsO gene encoding 30S ribosomal protein S15 has translation MIDKKQTIETHAKHGTDTGSTAVQIALLTERINNLSTHLTANKKDKHGQRGLQLLNGQRRRLLKYLERTSYDEYIALTDQLKIRRGQRIVR, from the coding sequence ATGATCGACAAGAAGCAGACTATCGAGACCCACGCCAAGCACGGCACCGACACCGGCAGCACCGCCGTCCAGATCGCCCTCCTGACCGAGCGCATCAACAACCTGTCGACCCACCTGACTGCCAACAAGAAGGACAAGCACGGCCAGCGCGGCCTGCAGCTCCTGAACGGTCAGCGCCGCCGCCTGCTGAAGTACCTCGAGCGCACCAGCTACGACGAGTACATCGCCCTGACGGACCAGCTGAAGATCCGCCGCGGCCAGCGCATCGTCCGCTAA
- a CDS encoding carbonic anhydrase: MDDAAPPIAADLERRILDAIRRGASMADIADIKQSDVATPEAAIQALKDGNARFFGGQATRPEMSANERRAQIMGQTPYAAILACSDSRVPVELVFDQGLGQLFVVRVAGNVVGEAGLGTLEYAIRHLDVHLVVVMGHEACGAVAAALLPEAQVQEEPHHLQNLIRRIQPSLQDMPTIRDKKARMREAVLNNVRYQVSLLRDEPVIREAEAAGKIRVIGAYYEIGSGAVDFLVDEDDLRP; this comes from the coding sequence ATGGACGACGCCGCCCCGCCGATCGCTGCAGACCTCGAGCGCCGCATCCTGGACGCCATCCGCCGTGGGGCCAGCATGGCCGACATTGCCGACATCAAGCAGTCGGACGTCGCCACGCCCGAGGCGGCCATCCAGGCCCTCAAGGACGGGAACGCCCGCTTCTTCGGCGGGCAGGCGACCCGCCCCGAGATGAGCGCCAACGAACGCCGCGCGCAGATCATGGGGCAGACGCCCTACGCCGCGATCCTCGCGTGCAGTGACAGCCGCGTGCCGGTCGAACTGGTGTTCGATCAGGGCCTGGGTCAGCTGTTCGTGGTGCGCGTCGCCGGGAACGTGGTCGGCGAGGCCGGGCTGGGCACCCTGGAGTACGCCATCCGCCACCTGGACGTGCATCTGGTGGTCGTGATGGGCCACGAGGCCTGCGGGGCGGTCGCGGCGGCCCTGCTGCCGGAAGCCCAGGTGCAGGAGGAACCCCATCACCTCCAGAACCTGATCCGCCGCATCCAGCCCAGCCTGCAGGACATGCCGACCATCCGCGACAAGAAGGCCCGCATGCGCGAGGCGGTGCTGAACAACGTCCGCTATCAGGTGAGCCTACTGCGCGACGAGCCGGTCATCCGCGAGGCGGAGGCCGCCGGGAAGATCCGCGTGATCGGCGCGTACTACGAGATCGGCAGCGGCGCCGTGGATTTCCTGGTGGACGAGGACGACCTGCGGCCCTGA
- a CDS encoding aminopeptidase: protein MTLSFDEKLRNYARLAVRVGLGVKPGQRVLVQAPVETAQLARLVVREAYAAGASFVDVRWDDDDVQLARFELAPDGTFEQISRWRVDAEIETAEAGGAVIAIRATNPNLLGGVDPERVATHQRTVAAYRRPYTAQVMTNRLNWNLISAPVSGWAQLMFPDASAEQAVAQQWDAIFAATRADQADAVERWEAHLGDLKRRRDLLTGKQYAALHFQGGGTDLTVGLADDHVWGGGAADTPGGITFTANIPTEEVWTAPHRERVNGTVVSTKPLSYNGTLIDGIRIEFKDGRISGASAEKGEGALLKMIETDEGSHRLGEVALVPHSSPISRSGLFFFNTLYDENAASHIAIGSAYRFNVKGGVDMSLEDFNAKGGNDSLTHVDWMIGSDRIDVDGITQDGQREPVMRAGEFVI from the coding sequence ATGACCCTGTCTTTTGACGAGAAGCTGCGCAACTACGCGCGTCTGGCGGTGCGGGTGGGCCTGGGCGTGAAGCCCGGCCAGCGCGTGCTGGTGCAGGCCCCGGTGGAAACCGCCCAGCTGGCGCGGCTGGTGGTGCGCGAGGCGTACGCGGCCGGCGCGAGCTTCGTGGACGTGCGCTGGGATGATGACGACGTGCAGCTGGCGCGCTTCGAGCTGGCGCCGGACGGGACGTTCGAGCAGATCAGCCGCTGGCGCGTGGACGCCGAGATTGAGACGGCCGAGGCCGGCGGCGCGGTGATCGCCATCCGCGCGACGAACCCGAACCTGCTGGGCGGCGTGGACCCCGAGCGCGTGGCGACCCATCAGCGGACCGTGGCCGCGTACCGCCGCCCGTACACCGCGCAGGTCATGACCAACCGCCTGAACTGGAACCTGATCAGCGCGCCCGTGAGCGGCTGGGCGCAGCTGATGTTCCCCGACGCGAGCGCCGAGCAGGCCGTCGCGCAGCAGTGGGACGCGATCTTCGCCGCGACCCGCGCCGATCAGGCGGACGCGGTGGAGCGCTGGGAGGCGCATCTGGGTGACCTGAAGCGCCGCCGCGACCTGCTGACCGGCAAGCAGTACGCCGCGCTGCACTTCCAGGGCGGCGGGACGGACCTGACGGTGGGCCTCGCGGACGATCACGTGTGGGGCGGCGGCGCGGCCGACACGCCCGGCGGGATCACGTTCACGGCGAACATCCCCACCGAGGAGGTCTGGACCGCCCCGCACCGCGAGCGGGTGAACGGCACGGTGGTCAGCACCAAGCCGCTGTCGTACAACGGCACGCTGATCGACGGCATCCGCATCGAGTTCAAGGACGGCCGGATCAGCGGGGCGAGCGCCGAGAAGGGCGAGGGCGCGCTGCTGAAGATGATCGAGACGGACGAGGGCAGCCACCGCCTGGGCGAGGTGGCCCTGGTGCCGCACTCCAGCCCCATCAGCCGCTCGGGCCTGTTCTTCTTCAACACCCTGTACGACGAGAACGCCGCCTCGCACATCGCGATCGGCAGCGCGTACCGCTTCAACGTGAAAGGCGGCGTGGACATGAGCCTGGAGGACTTCAACGCCAAGGGCGGCAACGACAGCCTCACGCACGTGGACTGGATGATCGGCAGTGACCGCATCGACGTGGACGGCATCACGCAGGACGGTCAGCGTGAACCCGTGATGCGTGCGGGCGAATTCGTCATCTGA
- the thrB gene encoding homoserine kinase has protein sequence MPGNPPPSHLTPFTVRAPASSANLGPGFDSLGLSVPLYTTLRVTPQATTEVVPLGAELEGTPADESNYVYRAMGLAARRAGRPLPPARIEIETEVPLARGLGSSAAALVAGIVAGNELLGRPLDDLAVLDVAAREEGHPDNVAPALFGGIVVATLDKLGTHYVRLDPPAHLGVTVLIPDFELSTSKARAVLPKEYSRADAVHALSHAALLAAALAQGRLDLLRHAMQDYIHQIWRAPLVPGLSDILEEAWKHGALGAALSGAGPTVLCFHDTREPTAPLHTYLHGVMKRNGLEGRVLDFPIDAAGTLIERG, from the coding sequence ATGCCCGGAAACCCACCCCCATCCCACCTCACGCCGTTCACGGTGCGTGCCCCAGCCAGCAGCGCGAACCTCGGGCCCGGGTTCGACAGCCTGGGCCTGAGCGTGCCGCTCTACACCACCCTGCGCGTCACCCCGCAGGCCACCACGGAAGTGGTGCCGCTGGGCGCCGAACTGGAGGGCACGCCCGCCGACGAGAGCAACTACGTGTACCGCGCCATGGGCCTGGCCGCCCGGCGGGCCGGCCGCCCCCTGCCCCCCGCCCGCATCGAGATCGAGACCGAGGTGCCCCTGGCCCGCGGACTGGGCAGCAGCGCCGCCGCGCTGGTCGCCGGGATCGTCGCCGGCAACGAGCTGCTGGGCCGCCCCCTGGACGACCTGGCGGTGCTGGACGTCGCCGCGCGCGAGGAAGGCCACCCGGACAACGTCGCCCCGGCCCTGTTCGGCGGGATCGTCGTCGCCACGCTGGACAAACTGGGCACCCACTACGTGCGCCTGGACCCACCCGCCCACCTGGGCGTGACCGTGCTGATCCCGGACTTCGAGCTGAGCACCAGCAAGGCCCGCGCCGTGCTGCCCAAGGAGTACAGCCGCGCCGACGCCGTGCACGCCCTCTCGCACGCGGCGCTGCTGGCCGCCGCGCTCGCGCAGGGCCGCCTGGACCTGCTGCGCCACGCCATGCAGGACTACATCCACCAGATCTGGCGCGCCCCCCTGGTCCCCGGCCTGAGCGACATCCTGGAGGAAGCCTGGAAGCACGGCGCACTCGGTGCGGCCCTGAGCGGCGCCGGGCCCACCGTGCTGTGCTTCCACGACACCCGTGAGCCCACCGCGCCCCTGCACACCTACCTGCACGGCGTGATGAAGCGCAACGGCCTGGAGGGGCGCGTGCTGGACTTCCCCATCGACGCGGCCGGGACCCTCATTGAGCGGGGGTAA
- a CDS encoding GlsB/YeaQ/YmgE family stress response membrane protein codes for MGWIITILVGALCGWLASLIMKTDAQQGAIANILIGIVGSLLAQAIFGSWLNIGGDVAGNGFSFWSIVWGVIGSVVLIAILKALRVLR; via the coding sequence ATGGGTTGGATCATTACTATTCTGGTTGGTGCGCTGTGCGGCTGGCTCGCGAGCCTCATCATGAAAACGGACGCTCAGCAGGGCGCGATCGCGAACATCCTGATCGGTATCGTGGGCAGCCTGCTTGCCCAGGCCATCTTCGGCAGCTGGCTGAACATCGGCGGCGACGTGGCGGGCAACGGCTTCAGCTTCTGGAGCATCGTGTGGGGTGTGATCGGCAGCGTGGTCCTGATCGCGATCCTGAAAGCCCTGCGCGTTCTGCGCTAA
- the rpmB gene encoding 50S ribosomal protein L28, whose protein sequence is MAKVCEVCGKGPIVVNSVVRRGKARAAGGVGRKVTGVTKRVQKPNLQPLTVTRGGVSLRLRVCSKCRKAVA, encoded by the coding sequence ATGGCGAAAGTGTGCGAAGTATGCGGTAAGGGGCCGATCGTGGTGAACTCGGTCGTCCGCCGCGGTAAGGCCCGCGCTGCGGGCGGCGTGGGTCGCAAGGTCACGGGCGTCACCAAGCGTGTTCAGAAGCCCAACCTGCAGCCCCTGACCGTGACGCGCGGTGGCGTGAGCCTCCGCCTGCGTGTGTGCAGCAAGTGCCGTAAGGCCGTCGCCTGA
- the lspA gene encoding signal peptidase II: MPTLIDHPRRAPAWLPLVLAALLIVADQALKAWALANLQENAPAQPFIPGLIDWVLTFNTGAAWSMFSGSAAPLALGRLLIGLGILVYLFIRPQPRLLSVTLSMIAAGAIGNAIDGLRQGKVTDMIHSPVLSSVTQALNAGNFPIFNIADSCVVLGTILLIVASFLGDRRKPRI, from the coding sequence GTGCCCACCCTGATCGATCACCCGCGCCGCGCGCCCGCGTGGCTGCCCCTCGTCCTTGCCGCGCTGCTGATCGTCGCCGATCAGGCCCTGAAAGCCTGGGCGCTCGCGAACCTGCAGGAGAACGCGCCCGCGCAGCCGTTCATCCCTGGACTGATCGACTGGGTGTTGACCTTCAACACCGGCGCCGCGTGGAGCATGTTCAGTGGCAGCGCCGCGCCCCTCGCGCTGGGCCGGCTGCTGATCGGCCTGGGCATCCTGGTGTATCTCTTCATCCGTCCCCAGCCCCGCCTGCTGAGCGTCACGCTGAGCATGATCGCCGCTGGCGCCATCGGCAACGCCATCGACGGCCTGCGCCAGGGCAAGGTCACCGACATGATCCACTCACCCGTGCTGAGCAGCGTCACGCAGGCCCTGAACGCCGGCAACTTCCCGATCTTCAACATCGCCGACTCATGCGTGGTGCTGGGCACCATCCTGCTGATCGTCGCGAGTTTCCTGGGTGACCGCCGCAAACCCCGCATCTGA
- a CDS encoding S-ribosylhomocysteine lyase yields the protein MANVESFDLDHTRVTAPYIRLAGVKTTPRGDSISKYDLRLLQPNQAEIEPAALHTLEHLLAGYLRDHLSDVVDVSPMGCRTGMYMAVIGEPDEQGVLRAFEAALRDTAAHDRPIPGVSELECGNYRNHDLQGARQHAADALAQGLKVQQTVLIER from the coding sequence ATGGCGAACGTCGAATCCTTCGATCTGGATCACACCAGGGTCACCGCTCCCTACATCCGTCTGGCGGGCGTGAAGACCACCCCGCGCGGCGACTCGATCAGCAAGTACGACCTGCGGCTCCTGCAACCCAACCAGGCCGAGATCGAGCCGGCCGCTCTGCATACGCTGGAGCACCTGCTGGCCGGCTACCTGCGCGATCACCTGAGTGACGTGGTGGATGTCTCCCCGATGGGCTGCCGCACCGGCATGTACATGGCCGTGATCGGTGAGCCCGACGAGCAGGGGGTGCTGCGCGCCTTCGAGGCGGCGCTGCGCGATACGGCGGCCCACGACCGCCCCATTCCCGGCGTGAGCGAACTGGAGTGCGGCAACTACCGCAACCATGACCTTCAGGGGGCCCGGCAGCATGCGGCCGACGCGCTCGCTCAGGGACTGAAGGTGCAGCAGACTGTCCTGATCGAGCGCTGA
- a CDS encoding PPK2 family polyphosphate kinase, whose translation MNPDQYRVKSGKSVRLKDWATDDDGGLSKDEGKELTAELLEGLAEWQERLFAESRQSLLIVLQARDAGGKDGTVKHVLGALNPNGVRISNFKVPTDEERAHDFLWRVHAQAPRAGQVGVFNRSHYEDVLVTRVEGIIDNRTAKARLKHIENFEALLTDSGTRILKFYLHVSPDEQRQRLQDRLTDPTKHWKFNPGDLEARAKWDAYTEAYEAALTTSTAAAPWYVIPADRKWYRNLLITRIILHTLKAMNPQYPHVAFDPLEVEIK comes from the coding sequence ATGAATCCCGACCAGTACCGCGTCAAATCCGGCAAGAGCGTCCGCCTGAAGGACTGGGCCACCGACGACGACGGCGGCCTCAGTAAGGACGAGGGCAAGGAACTCACCGCCGAGCTGCTGGAGGGCCTCGCCGAGTGGCAGGAGCGACTGTTCGCCGAGAGCAGGCAGTCGCTCCTGATCGTCCTGCAGGCCCGCGACGCCGGCGGTAAGGACGGCACGGTCAAGCACGTGCTGGGCGCGCTGAACCCGAACGGGGTGCGCATCTCGAACTTCAAGGTACCCACCGACGAGGAGCGCGCCCACGATTTCCTGTGGCGCGTGCACGCGCAGGCGCCCCGCGCCGGGCAGGTCGGTGTGTTCAACCGCAGCCACTACGAGGACGTCCTGGTGACCCGTGTCGAGGGGATCATCGACAACAGGACCGCCAAGGCCCGCCTGAAACACATCGAGAACTTCGAGGCGCTCCTGACCGACAGCGGTACCCGCATCCTGAAGTTCTACCTGCACGTCAGCCCCGACGAGCAGCGCCAGCGTCTGCAGGACCGCCTGACCGACCCAACCAAGCACTGGAAGTTCAACCCCGGCGATCTGGAGGCCCGCGCCAAGTGGGACGCCTACACCGAGGCGTACGAAGCGGCCCTGACGACCAGCACGGCCGCCGCGCCGTGGTACGTGATCCCCGCGGACCGTAAGTGGTACCGCAACCTGCTGATCACCCGGATCATCCTGCATACCCTGAAGGCGATGAACCCTCAGTACCCGCACGTCGCCTTCGACCCGCTGGAGGTCGAGATCAAGTAA
- a CDS encoding pyruvate carboxyltransferase gives MTQDAPAVRDVPTPDLFPAAFPADAFPRVMWEGGEQPASLPAQAWTTETTHRDGQQGGLPLTTADGLRIYDLMGRFTGGSGALRQAEFFVYRPADRAMLEGALERWRGGHPVEPTTWIRATRRDADLVAGLGVRETGMLASASDYHTFHKFTPGGRAQAARTYLDAVQAVLDAGLRPRLHLEDATRAPREFILPFVEAVQTLAAPFPASQAPKFRVCDTMGVGLPLEGAAWPRSVPRMIRELRAAGLSAESLEFHPHNDTHLVVANSLAAVLAGCAAINGTLLGKGERTGNAPLEGVLLHLSGLGLTGDADFTVLNDLNDLYETLGQGVPAKYPLFGRDAHRTRAGIHADGLNKFWPMYAPFNVPALLGRPLDLSLTKDSGVAGLIFLIRQHTGTELSKEHAGLRALHDALTAEFDAGRQTAVEWEEIAERALKLSAGGPVVRSGS, from the coding sequence ATGACCCAGGACGCCCCCGCTGTGCGTGACGTGCCGACGCCCGACCTCTTCCCCGCCGCGTTCCCGGCGGACGCGTTCCCGCGGGTGATGTGGGAAGGCGGCGAGCAGCCTGCTTCTCTGCCTGCCCAGGCGTGGACGACCGAAACCACACACCGCGACGGGCAGCAGGGCGGCCTGCCCCTGACCACCGCAGATGGTCTGCGGATCTATGACCTGATGGGCCGCTTCACGGGCGGCAGCGGCGCGCTGCGGCAGGCGGAGTTTTTCGTGTACCGCCCCGCCGACCGCGCCATGCTGGAGGGCGCCCTGGAACGCTGGCGCGGCGGGCACCCGGTCGAGCCCACCACCTGGATCCGCGCCACCCGCCGGGACGCCGATCTGGTCGCCGGACTGGGCGTGCGCGAGACCGGCATGCTCGCCAGTGCCAGCGATTACCACACCTTCCACAAGTTCACGCCGGGCGGCCGCGCCCAGGCGGCCCGCACGTACCTGGACGCCGTGCAGGCTGTGCTGGACGCGGGCCTGCGCCCGAGGCTCCACCTGGAGGACGCTACCCGCGCGCCGCGCGAGTTCATCCTCCCGTTCGTGGAGGCCGTGCAGACCCTCGCCGCGCCCTTCCCCGCCTCGCAGGCGCCGAAGTTCCGCGTGTGCGACACCATGGGTGTCGGCCTCCCGCTGGAGGGAGCGGCGTGGCCCCGCAGCGTGCCGCGCATGATCCGCGAACTGCGCGCCGCCGGGCTCAGCGCCGAATCGCTGGAGTTCCACCCGCACAACGACACGCATCTCGTCGTGGCGAACAGCCTCGCGGCGGTCCTGGCCGGATGCGCGGCGATCAACGGCACGCTGCTCGGCAAGGGGGAACGCACCGGGAACGCCCCGCTGGAGGGTGTACTGCTGCACCTGAGCGGGCTGGGCCTGACGGGCGACGCGGACTTCACGGTGCTGAACGACCTGAACGACCTGTACGAGACGCTGGGGCAGGGCGTCCCGGCCAAGTACCCGCTGTTCGGGCGGGACGCGCACCGCACCCGCGCGGGCATCCACGCGGACGGACTGAACAAGTTCTGGCCGATGTACGCGCCGTTCAACGTGCCCGCCCTGCTGGGCCGCCCGCTTGACCTGTCCCTGACGAAGGACAGCGGCGTGGCGGGCCTGATCTTCCTGATCCGCCAGCACACCGGCACCGAACTGAGCAAGGAGCATGCCGGCCTGCGCGCCCTGCACGACGCCCTGACTGCCGAGTTCGACGCGGGCCGCCAGACGGCCGTCGAGTGGGAGGAGATTGCTGAACGAGCCCTCAAGCTGAGCGCGGGGGGGCCGGTGGTACGCTCCGGGTCATGA
- a CDS encoding citrate/2-methylcitrate synthase: protein MTASLTTAQACEQLGVKPATLYAYVSRGLIRSVPGPSGTRQRRYDAGDVQALAGRQVTRRDPQAGVQAAVQGSLDGLRAGGVTPILDSALTRIGDGTLAYRGVDTLSLADTATVEEVAALLWTGDPGTRPALPLRARLNLSRHPRADMPLEALGYALTYAGAHDPDALDTRPESGPRQAARILTLLHATAERHAGLPPAPDLPLHARLARTWGRPDSADLLRRALILLADHELNVSAFTARVTASGGASLAHCTLAALSALQGPRHGLGALHAHDLLRAALSGDPRAALRDATRRAGHAPGFGHALYPHGDPRARALLNALEARFPGHPVTHATHAVIRAHGGDTAEAPNVDLVLASLTLTLGRPAADAVTLFALARAAGWLAHALETRAGGQFIRPRARYVGPA from the coding sequence ATGACGGCTTCCCTGACGACCGCGCAGGCCTGCGAGCAGCTGGGCGTGAAACCCGCCACGCTGTACGCCTACGTGTCCCGCGGCCTGATCCGCAGCGTCCCCGGTCCCTCCGGCACCCGGCAGCGCCGCTACGACGCGGGCGACGTGCAGGCCCTCGCCGGGCGGCAGGTCACCCGCCGTGACCCGCAGGCCGGGGTGCAGGCCGCCGTGCAGGGCAGCCTCGACGGCCTGCGCGCCGGGGGCGTGACGCCGATCCTCGACAGCGCCCTGACCCGCATCGGGGACGGCACGCTGGCCTACCGGGGTGTGGACACGCTGAGCCTTGCCGACACGGCCACCGTCGAGGAGGTCGCCGCGCTGCTGTGGACCGGCGACCCCGGCACGCGGCCTGCGCTGCCGCTGCGCGCCCGATTGAACCTCAGCCGCCACCCGCGCGCCGACATGCCGCTGGAAGCGCTGGGGTACGCGCTGACGTACGCGGGCGCGCACGACCCGGACGCTCTCGACACCCGCCCCGAGAGCGGCCCCCGGCAGGCCGCGCGCATCCTGACGCTGCTCCACGCCACCGCCGAACGGCACGCCGGACTGCCCCCCGCCCCGGACCTGCCGCTGCACGCCCGGCTGGCCCGCACCTGGGGCCGCCCGGACAGCGCCGACCTGCTGCGCCGCGCGCTGATCCTGCTCGCCGACCACGAACTGAACGTCAGCGCCTTCACCGCCCGCGTCACGGCCAGCGGCGGCGCGAGCCTCGCGCACTGCACCCTGGCGGCGCTGAGTGCCCTCCAGGGCCCCCGGCACGGGCTGGGCGCGCTGCACGCCCACGACCTCCTGCGCGCGGCCCTGAGCGGCGATCCCCGCGCCGCCCTGCGCGACGCCACCCGCCGGGCCGGGCACGCGCCGGGCTTCGGGCACGCCCTCTACCCGCACGGTGACCCGCGCGCCCGCGCGCTGCTGAACGCCCTGGAGGCACGGTTCCCGGGACATCCCGTCACGCACGCCACGCACGCGGTCATCCGCGCGCACGGCGGGGACACCGCCGAGGCGCCCAACGTGGATCTGGTGCTGGCCTCGCTGACCCTCACGCTGGGCCGCCCCGCCGCGGACGCCGTGACGCTGTTCGCCCTGGCCCGCGCGGCGGGCTGGCTGGCCCACGCGCTGGAAACCCGCGCTGGGGGACAGTTTATCCGCCCCCGCGCCCGTTACGTCGGCCCGGCCTGA